A single genomic interval of Salmo trutta chromosome 13, fSalTru1.1, whole genome shotgun sequence harbors:
- the LOC115205184 gene encoding zinc-binding protein A33 translates to MATDASTLEELHSELTCPVCLELFREPVILECGHHFCRVCITQCWEAKCDEHPTCPKCRKSCAPKLRPNSLLCNVVDSVRRARAMDGKPGDQESSQEDTEERQQGGIMPCSGFSFTDFSQRLESDLCEEHEEKLKLFCEDDQLAICLVCGMSRDHKTHNVIPINEAFENYKDKLSIALERVMIQTEQASLYQVQTNNKIMLIKEHAGDIEEQVSAEFGRLREFLLQEEERVKERLQREKEKRLNQLEEVVKHTTEQIGQLEQTADQLRVKLRENENPAQLRGIKDFIGGAEVMFERPPEVCVDLPEGEFLGPLQYRTWRRMNAVLQPGVTAVTLNPDTAYPRLWVSTCCTQVSVGDIQPNLPNNPERFTRYNIVLGSQALTSGQHYWVVEVGTKTAWGLGVAAASVNRKDEISLCPDDGFWTLVLREGRGGSEYEACTNHEESLLHPPRPPRRVGVYLDYGRGVVAFYDAGDMSHLFTFSDATFTEPVFPYFNPWPIIKGRNRDPLIIISPDLEV, encoded by the exons ATGGCTACTGACGCCAGCACGCTTGAGGAGCTCCATAGCGAGCTCACCTGTCCAGTGTGCCTCGAGCTCTTCCGTGAGCCGGTGATCCTCGAGTGCGGACACCACTTCTGTCGCGTGTGCATTACGCAGTGCTGGGAGGCCAAGTGCGATGAACACCCGACCTGCCCGAAGTGCCGAAAGTCATGCGCTCCGAAGCTGCGCCCCAACTCGCTTCTGTGTAACGTCGTGGACAGCGTGAGGAGAGCTCGAGCCATGGATGGGAAACCCGGGGACCAGGAGAGCTCACAGGAGGATACTGAAGAACGGCAACAGGGGGGCATTATGCCCTGCTCCGGGTTTAGTTTCACCGATTTTTCTCAGCGCCTCGAGTCAGACCTGTGCGAGGAGCACGAGGAGAAGTTGAAGCTAttctgtgaggatgatcagcttgCGATCTGCCTGGTGTGCGGGATGTCCCGAGACCACAAGACGCACAATGTCATCCCCATCAACGAGGCGTTCGAGAACTACAAG GACAAGCTGTCCATAGCCCTGGAGAGAGTAATGATCCAGACTGAACAGGCTTCTCTCTATCAGGTCCAGACCAACAACAAGATCATGCTCATCAAG GAGCATGCTGGGGACATAGAGGAGCAGGTGAGTGCAGAGTTTGGACGCCTGAGGGAGTTCCTtctccaggaggaggagagagtgaaggagagactgCAGCGGGAGAAGGAAAAGAGGCTCAACCAATTGGAGGAGGTCGTCAAACACACAACAGAGCAAATTGGCCAGTTAGAGCAAACTGCCGACCAGCTCCGCGTCAAACTCCGAGAGAATGAGAACCCAGCACAACTCCGg GGAATCAAGGATTTTATCGGAGG agcggAGGTTATGTTTGAGCGACCCCCGGAGGTGTGTGTGGATCTGCCGGAGGGGGAGTTCCTGGGACCACTGCAGTACCGCACCTGGAGGAGGATGAACGCTGTCCTTCAGCCAG GTGTGACAGCGGTGACTCTAAACCCAGACACCGCCTACCCCAGGCTGTGGGTGTCCACGTGCTGCACCCAGGTCAGTGTCGGGGACATCCAGCCCAACCTGCCCAACAACCCTGAGCGCTTCACGCGCTACAACATTGTCCTAGGAAGCCAGGCCCTCACCTCAGGGCAACACTACTGGGTGGTTGAGGTGGGCACCAAGACGGCCTGGGGGCTGGGGGTGGCGGCCGCCTCGGTCAACAGGAAGGATGAGATTAGCCTGTGTCCCGACGACGGCTTCTGGACCCTGGTGTTAAGAGAGGGGCGGGGAGGGAGCGAGTACGAGGCCTGCACCAACCACGAGGAGAGCCTGTTGCACCCCCCTCGACCCCCCAGGAGGGTAGGGGTGTACCTTGACTACGGGAGGGGTGTGGTGGCGTTTTACGACGCAGGGGATATGAGTCACCTGTTCACGTTCTCCGACGCCACGTTCACAGAGCCGGTGTTCCCCTACTTCAACCCCTGGCCAATCATCAAAGGGAGAAACCGTGACCCTCTTATTATTATTAGCCCGGACCTGGAGGTATGA
- the LOC115205002 gene encoding calcium-binding protein 1-like has protein sequence MFMIIQKDSSAGGGVTEGMSTPQEKTAKQVKAAISKKVQKQQNKQRRQSSEQSGVSEVSAAGVKPPHGRRYSQNPTPFPVTARDKERGTGDEEEDLDVEDKLADMMKTGGQKQQEKEPIDLLPIMDPAFGPGAVEPRGDKRGTGGQEGPRSEGEKESGEDKEFKAPLSALVQNCTVLHSIVGPACIFLKQGFASSQIDRDLRPEEIEELREAFLEFDKKKNGYISYKDLGECMRTMGYMPTEMELIELGQSICGGKLDFEDFVELMGPKMLAETADMIGVKELRDAFKEFDTNGDGQISVMELREAMKKLMGEQLTNREIDEILRDVDLNRDGRVNFEEFVRMMSR, from the exons ATGTTCATGATCATTCAGAAGGATTCGTCCGCCGGAGGAGGCGTTACAGAAGGGATGAGCACACCGCAGGAGAAAACTGCAAAACAG GTAAAAGCAGCGATCAGTAAGAAGGTCCAGAAACAGCAGAATAAGCAGAGGAGGCAGTCCAGTGAGCAGAGTGGAGTCTCCGAGGTCTCAGCGGCTGGAGTCAAGCCCCCTCATGGTAGGAGGTACAGCCAGAACCCCACCCCCTTCCCCGTGACagcgagagacaaagagaggggtACAGGGGACGAAGAGGAGGATCTGGATGTGGAGGACAAGCTGGCAGATATGATGAAGACGGGTGGCCAGAAGCAGCAAGAGAAGGAGCCGATAGACCTGCTGCCTATAATGGACCCAGCTTTCGGACCG GGGGCCGTCGAGCCCCGGGGGGACAAGCGTGGAACAGGGGGCCAGGAGGGGCCACGGTCGGAGGGCGAGAAGGAATCGGGCGAGGACAAGGAGTTTAAGGCGCCCCTGTCTGCACTGGTCCAGAACTGCACCGTGTTACACAGCATCGTGGGCCCCGCCTGCATCTTCCTCAAACAGGGCTTTGCAAGCAGCCAGATC GACAGGGACCTACGACCTGAGGAGATTGAAG AGCTCCGCGAGGCGTTTCTGGAGTTTGATAAGAAGAAGAATGGCTACATCAGCTACAAGGATCTGGGAGAGTGCATGAGGACCATGGGCTACATGCCCACAGAGATGGAGCTCATCGAGCTGGGCCAGTCCATCT GTGGGGGCAAACTAGACTTTGAGGACTTTGTGGAGCTGATGGGCCCAAAGATGCTGGCAGAGACAGCAGATATGATCGGAGTGAAAGAACTGAGAGACGCATTCAAGGAg ttTGATACTAACGGTGATGGTCAGATCAGTGTAATGGAGCTGAGGGAGGCCATGAAGAAACTGATGGGAGAACAGCTGACAAACAGAGAGATTGATGAGATCCTCCGAGACGTGGACCTCAACAGGGATGGACGGGTCAActttgagg AATTTGTTCGAATGATGTCACGCTGA